A DNA window from Methanomassiliicoccus luminyensis B10 contains the following coding sequences:
- the cysE gene encoding serine O-acetyltransferase has product MSWKDDVNTVLERDPAPRSFGEALMFSPGLHAIFLYRTSHRLYEKGQYKLARAINYASRVLTGTDIHPGAKIGKGFFIDHATGVVIGETAEIGDNVSIFQGVTLGGVSTSKEKRHPTIGNDVVIGSNATVLGNIIIGAGSKIGAGSVVVKDVPPNSTVVGVPGKVIKVDGRKEAPEATVAPLPDPLAHTLDEVRRAIAGLDSRLNDIEERIMHTADKKATLLLSGPVKIPQDMELPFRASCSTAGPGAGSTGIVLAFEGTRVKKAVSRDRGDFELVPNGGTYSLCRDGEVFIEEVKIEPVVFHAPEQAFFNLDNRCIYGCSFCASPLLEESQEKGHTPEKVMRMIVEAHHKVGFDAVAITSGVPDTAERTVERIAEVVRGVREALPSVTIGVEPYISEMEQIDLLKEAGADEIKLNIETYDRGIFEKVCGKKDYDLILRSIEHAVEVFGRGRVTSNIIIGLGESDENVLQGVEHLAEIGSVATLRALRTNNMNRNALASEIGSVRPVDKDRLLRLVRAQKDILERHGLSTLTFETMCNRCGCCDIVPFVDIR; this is encoded by the coding sequence ATGAGCTGGAAGGATGACGTCAACACCGTTCTGGAGAGAGATCCCGCGCCCAGGTCGTTCGGCGAGGCGCTCATGTTCAGCCCCGGCCTTCACGCCATCTTCCTGTATCGGACGTCCCACCGCCTATACGAGAAGGGACAGTACAAGCTGGCCAGAGCCATCAACTACGCATCACGGGTGCTGACGGGCACGGACATCCACCCCGGGGCCAAGATCGGCAAGGGGTTCTTCATCGACCACGCCACCGGCGTGGTCATCGGGGAAACGGCCGAGATCGGGGACAACGTATCCATCTTCCAGGGGGTGACGCTGGGAGGGGTGAGCACATCGAAAGAGAAGAGGCATCCCACCATCGGCAACGATGTGGTCATCGGCTCCAACGCCACCGTGCTGGGCAACATCATCATCGGGGCCGGCTCCAAGATCGGCGCCGGGTCGGTGGTGGTGAAGGACGTGCCCCCCAACAGCACCGTGGTGGGAGTGCCGGGCAAGGTCATCAAGGTAGACGGGCGCAAGGAGGCCCCGGAAGCTACCGTAGCTCCCTTGCCTGACCCGCTGGCGCATACGCTGGACGAGGTCCGCCGGGCCATCGCCGGGCTGGACTCCAGGCTCAACGACATCGAGGAGAGGATCATGCACACCGCTGACAAGAAGGCCACGCTTCTGCTATCTGGCCCCGTGAAGATACCCCAGGACATGGAACTGCCGTTCCGGGCCAGCTGCTCGACCGCCGGCCCCGGGGCCGGGAGCACCGGCATAGTGCTGGCGTTCGAGGGCACCAGGGTCAAGAAGGCCGTATCCCGCGACCGGGGGGACTTCGAGCTGGTGCCGAACGGCGGGACGTACTCCCTGTGCCGGGACGGGGAGGTGTTCATCGAGGAGGTGAAGATCGAGCCGGTGGTGTTCCACGCCCCCGAGCAGGCGTTCTTCAACCTGGACAACCGGTGCATCTACGGGTGCAGCTTCTGCGCGTCCCCACTTCTGGAGGAGAGCCAGGAAAAGGGGCACACCCCTGAGAAGGTGATGCGGATGATCGTCGAGGCCCACCACAAGGTCGGCTTCGACGCGGTGGCCATCACGTCGGGCGTGCCGGACACCGCTGAACGGACGGTAGAGCGCATCGCGGAAGTGGTCCGCGGAGTAAGGGAGGCGCTCCCGTCCGTCACCATTGGCGTGGAGCCGTATATCTCGGAAATGGAGCAGATCGACCTCCTGAAGGAAGCTGGCGCCGACGAGATCAAGCTGAACATCGAGACCTACGACCGCGGCATCTTCGAGAAGGTGTGCGGAAAGAAGGACTACGACCTCATCCTGCGGTCCATCGAGCACGCCGTGGAGGTGTTCGGAAGAGGCAGGGTGACCTCCAATATCATCATCGGGCTGGGGGAAAGTGACGAGAACGTCCTCCAGGGCGTGGAGCACCTGGCCGAGATCGGGAGCGTGGCCACTCTTCGCGCCCTCCGGACCAACAACATGAACAGGAACGCCCTTGCCAGCGAGATCGGTAGCGTCAGGCCAGTGGACAAGGACCGCCTTCTCCGCCTGGTCCGGGCGCAGAAGGACATCCTGGAGAGACATGGGCTCAGCACCCTGACCTTCGAGACAATGTGCAACCGCTGCGGCTGCTGCGACATCGTGCCCTTCGTGGACATCAGGTAA